The Desulfovibrio fairfieldensis sequence GACCCTCTTTTTTTGTATGGAGAAAACCCCCCGCTAGGCGGGGGGTTCTAAAAAGCTTACAGCTTTGCCCATGTCAGTAAAACTCCTTTTGATTTGTTAAAAAGTCTCGCGGTCTGGCAACTGCGAGTCAACAAATCAAAAGGAGGTCACGATGGGTGACGCCAAAAGTTTAGCCCACACAAGGTGGAACTGCAAATATCACATTGTTTTTGCGCCTAAATATCGCCGCCAGGTGTTCTATGGTGAAAAGAAGCGCGCCATTGGCGAAATTCTGCGCAAGTTGTGCGAATGGAAGGATGTAAAAATAGTGGAGGCAGAATGTTGCCCAGACCACATCCACATGCTGCTTGAGATTCCCCCCAAAATGAGTGTGTCGAGTTTTATGGGCTATCTGAAGGGTAAGAGTAGTCTCATGATCTATGAACAATTTGGGGATTTGAAGTTCAAATACCGCAATCGAGAATTTTGGTGCCGTGGGTATTACGTCGATACAGTGGGCAAGAATAAGGCCAAGATTCAGGATTACATCAAGCATCAGCTGGAGTCGGATAAACTTGGCGATCAGTTGAGCCTACCCTACCCAAGGAGCCCGTTTACGGGCCGCAAGTAACAGAAATGCAAATGTCAGATCGCAAGAGCGCCTGCTAGGGCGCAGCTGGTAAGAAAGCCTTACAGGCGCATATGAAGAACCCCCGGCTATGCCGGGGGGTTCCTTTTTTGTGCAAACAGCCCTGCGCAGTGCGTGGGGCTGTTTGTCATGGCAGCGTTCAGGCCCAAAAGAGC is a genomic window containing:
- the tnpA gene encoding IS200/IS605 family transposase — translated: MGDAKSLAHTRWNCKYHIVFAPKYRRQVFYGEKKRAIGEILRKLCEWKDVKIVEAECCPDHIHMLLEIPPKMSVSSFMGYLKGKSSLMIYEQFGDLKFKYRNREFWCRGYYVDTVGKNKAKIQDYIKHQLESDKLGDQLSLPYPRSPFTGRK